Sequence from the candidate division WOR-3 bacterium genome:
TACTGTTCTTCTATGCCGGCTCTTTCACATTCGACGCCACTTTGCCACTGGATGAGACGAACCTCGACTTCGACCCTTTTCTGGATGCGGATTGCCCTGACCCCGTACAGGCTATAGACATCAACAATGCCGACACCCCGCACTTCTATATGATGGGCAAGCGCCGGCGATTTTGCCGCCGGGTACCCCATAAGAATTCCCGTGCCCCGGCGTAATACCCGGACCAGGTCGTCGGCAACCAGACGATGACCACGGTCAACAAGGTCAAGGGCACATTCACTTTTTCCGATGCCTGATTCGCCGGTGATGAGCAGTCCCACACCAAAGACATCGACCAGGTCGCCGTGGATGTAAGTTTCTGGTGCCAGTCGGTAGTCAAGAAAGACACTCAAAAGGTGAATGAAAGGTGTGGTATCGAGTGGTGTGCGGATTATCGGCACGCCCAACCGGTTGCCTTCCTGAATCCAGACCTCAGCCACCGGTAATTTTTTGGTGATGATGACCGCGACCGGTTTCAGTTCCAGAAGGGTGCGGACCGCTTGAGCGTACTGCTCTAAGGATAAGTTTTCCAGGTAGGAAAGTTCGGTGCTACCGACAATCTGAATTCGTTCCCGCAGGAATACGCCGGTGTAACCGGCGAGTGCCATTCCGGGTCGGTTGATATCCGGAGTGGAGATGAAGTTGGTCTCCAGCCCATTGTGACCGGCGAGCAGTTCAAGTTGCCAGTCGGCTTTTTTTTCTTCCAGTAAGGTCCCGACCGTAATTTGCTTGGAAGAAATTTCCATTTACCCTTGCGGGTTTGACTTTTCCGGGCGGAATTTGTGTCCAGGTGCCCGTCGCCGCCGGGTGCGGATTTTTCCCAGACGGCGTTCCAGTTGAATTACCAATTTGTCAGCGAGGTCATTTACCGCCTGATAAGAGTCGCTGCCGTGGCCCTTGGCGGTGACGACAAAATGCCCGGTATGAACTTTGCCCTCGGCGACCTCATATGCCCGGTCCGGAAAGAGAACTACCTCACTTTTCAAAATCTGATGGTCAAACTTTCCCAGTTTTTCTAACTTCTTGGTTACATATTCACGGAGATGAGGGGTAATTTCGAGATGACGCGCGGTGAGTGTAATCTGCATTTTTCCTCCTTTGTATATAATAATAGCCTTTTAATTTCTGCAGTCAAGAAAGGTTAAGCAGGGCGCGGCAATTTTTGCTTGGGCGGCTAAAAATCGGGGATGGGTTCGAAGATGGCAAGGTAGTGAAAGGGGTTGAGTCGCTGGTGGTGGCAGAGGGCGAAGCCAGCACTTCGGGTTAGTTTTTTCAATTGTGTTTGTGAGATTCTTTCACGGATAGGGGGTCCCGGAGGAGGTTTTACTTTTTCCCATTCAACAACAACCAGAACGCCTTCGGGTTTTAGCAGGCGCCGCGCTTCGAGAAGCGCAGCAGTTTTGTTACCGACTTCGTGGAGAACGAGTACCATCAAAATGCGATCGGCGATTGCAGCAGGCAGGGGGATTTTTTCAGCTCGTGCTTGAAGGAGCTGAACATTTCCGGTGTTTGGGGGAAGTTTGCGTTCAAGGTCTTTAAGCATCTCCGATTCGATATCGACGGCGATGATTGTACCCTTTTTGCCCAATTTTTTCAGCGCCGGTAAGGTGATGTAGCCGGTACCGGCGCCAATGTCAAGCAGGGTTAAGCCGGGTTTTAAGTTGAGCGCCTTTATTACCGGTTGGGGTGGGAGGCGTTTTTGCCGTTCCGAGCTGAAGAGCGCAGCGCGGTTTTTCGGGTCAAACCGATGAGGCACAGTGGTAGTTATAATTGAACGACGAAGCACCGGATAAACAACAAAAATGGTTGTTGCGTAACATCAGGCGACGCCCGCGGCAATGAGGGCGGCACGGACAATTAAGTCAGCGGGCACGGTTTCGTAAGAAGTCTCATCGACTTCAATCGTTCGGCATTGAGCCGGCCCGCACACATCGCAACAGGGGCTTTGTCCGGTATGCGCCGCAAGGTACTCCTCAATCGGGCGGTCGTTAAGCAGAACGAGGTTTGATGACAATGGTGCTTTATCAAATTGTTCTTTGGAGAGCGGTTTCTTTTCGACAACGATTTTCCAGCCGAGCGGTGCCAGTTTTTCTTCTAATACTGCAACCGCCTTATCCAGTTCCCTTTCCGTATCATTACACCGCGGACAGGTGCGGTCTTCAATTAAGAGCCTTTGCCAGGTGATTTTCAGAACCTTTTGCATTGCGCTGATAAGTTTAGTGTGGGGTGAAGTGAAATCAAGTTTTAAATCTACAGGCTTGATTCACCGCCCGGGCGGTGTATGATTACCAATATGGCGATAACGGTTGTAGCGATTGGTGGTAATTCTCTTATCCGGAATAAGGAGCGGAGTTCGTTTGCGGACCAGATGGCAACATTGCAGAGCAGTTGTCGTCCGATTGCCGAAATGGTACGTGCGGGTGAGCGGGTTTTGATTACCCATGGCAATGGTCCGCAGGTTGGATTTGTGCTGTTGCGTTCGCACCTGGCGCGAATGCGGGTCCCGGAGATTCCGCTCGATGCCGCAAATGCTCAGACCCAGGCGGAAATTGGTTATATGATTCAACAGGTTCTGGACAATGAGTTCCGGCAGATGGGTATTAAGCGGCGCGTGGTAACGGTTGTCACCCAGGTGATAGTGGATAGAAATGACCCGGCGTTTTCGGTGCCGTCCAAGCCGGTGGGACCATTTTACACCCGGGAGGAGGCGGTACGCTTGCAGCGGGAACTGGGCTGGGTATTAAAGGAGGATGCCGGTCGTGGGTTCCGGCGATTTGTGCCGTCGCCGATACCTCAGGCGATTGTTGAGATTGAGGAGATAAAACGGCTGGTTGAGGCGGGCGCAGTGGTCGTTGCCTGTGGTGGTGGGGGGATACCGGTGGTTGAAGAAAACGGTAAATTGAAGGGTGTGGCAGCGGTAATTGACAAAGACCTGGCATCGGCACTTCTTGGTAATCTTGTTGGCGCAGAACGGCTGATAATCTCCACCGCGGTGGAACAGGTGTATCTCCATTATGGCTTACCTGATGCCCAGCCATTGACAAGGGTAACAGCAGCGGAAATGGAAAGTTATTTAGGTGCCGGGCATTTTCCCGAGGGCAGTATGGGACCAAAGGTGAGCGCCGGACTTAAGTTTCTGGAGCGGGGAGGGAAAGTGGTTTTTATTACCGACCCGGAGCATATTCTCGCAGCGGTCGCGGGAAAAGCCGGGACAACGATTGTGCCGTAAGATGAGCGGTCTTACCGTACTGGTTTACCTTTTGTTTTCCCAGACGATGATGCTTATTCCGATGGATTTGACCCAGAGTGACCATCTGAAAGCGTATGGGGTTGCCTATCGTTTGCTGACAAGGGGTGTGCGGGTTGAGTGGCTTTTGAACTATCGCGGCGGGTCCTTTTTATTTCCGGAAGATGGACAGGCAATAAAGGAGTGCCGTTGGAACGGGGTCTTCTTTGAGGAGGTGACACCTGCGCAGCTGGTGATGATTCGCTCGACAATAGAAGCGAACAATATGGCTTCGGTTGTTCTGGAGCGGCCGACCAAGATTGCAATTTATGCACCGCCGACCGCAGACCCGTGGGACGATGCGGTGCGGCTGGCTCTGGACTACGCCGGGATTCCTTACGATGTGGTATGGGATAAAGAGGTTCTTGCCGGAAAACTTGCCCAGTATGACTGGCTACACCTGCATCACGAGGATTTTACCGGTCAGTTTGGTAAGTTTTACGCTTCGTACCGACAGGAAAAGTGGTATCAGGAGGAAGTGGCGCTTAACATAAAGACCGCCCGCGAACTCGGGTATCAGAAGGTAAGTAAGTTGAAACTGGCGGTTGTTGAGGCGATTAGAAAGTATGTTGCCGAAGGTGGAATGCTGTTTGCGATGTGTTCGGCAACCGATACCCCGGATATTGCCTGGGCGGCACGAAACACCGATATCTGCGATGCGGTGTTTGACGGTGACCCGGCCGACCCCAGCTGCAATCAAAAACTGAATTATGAGGGGTGTTTTGCCTTTGAGAATTTTAAGGTTATCACCGACCCCTGGGTTTACGAACATTCTGATATCGACACTTATCAAGAGGCAACGGCGCGGGGTCCAGAGGTTTACTTTACCCTTTTTGACTTTTCCGCCAAGTACGACCCAGTACCGACGATGCTGGTGCAGAACCATGTTGGACTGGTCAAGGAGTTTTTAGGTCAGAATTGTGGGTTCCGGCGCACCTTGCTGAAGAAAAATGTGGTAATTATGGGTGAGGTGACAAACACTGAGGAGGCGAAGTATATTCACGGACAGTTTGGAAAGGGGACAGTTACTTTTCTGGGCGGACACGACCCAGAGGATTATGCGCATCGAATTGGAGACCCTCCTACCGACCTCTCTTTATACAAAAATTCACCCGGGTATCGGCTGATTCTCAACAATGTGCTTTTCCCGGCAGCAGAGAAGAAACCGCTCAAAACATAGGCGATGAACTCAATTTCGGACTGTTTTGATTGCGGCTTGAGACAGTGCGAACGGATTGTCCATTTGTGCGGGGGAAATGATGAGGTAATTCAGAGATTAAAGGAGCGGCTCGAGAGGTTGCGAGGTCAACTTGAGTTAAGACAACCACCCAGCACCTACACATCCAAGATGCTGATTGCCGCGATGGAGTTTTTGGGTAATAAGGACCCGTTTTGGCAGATGCGGCAGGAGCAGAACGAGAAGAGCCGGGAATGGGCGGAGCGCTGTGATGCGGAACTGGAACGAAAAGAAGAGCCGTTGAAGGCGGCACTGGTGTGCGCTGCGGCGGGCAATGTGATTGATGTTGGACCAAGACACCGGTTTGACTTTGCGGCGACTCTGGCGCGGGCGCGTTTGGCGCACGATGATACCGCTCGGCTGCAGGAAAAGTTGAAGAAGGCACGGCGACTGGTTTACATCCTTGACAACGCCGGGGAGGCGCTGTTTGACCAACTGGTACTCAAGCGGCTGGCGGTGCCGGAGGTGACGATTGTTGCCCGGTCCACACCGATTCTCAACGATGTGACCGTTGACGAGGCGCGGCAACTGGGTTTTGAACAGCTGGGGCGGGTGATTGGTACCGGTTCGGCTTATCTCGGCGTTGACCTCAATACCGTTTCCGATGAGTTTCGTGAGGTTTACTACGATGCCGATGTGGTGATTGCCAAGGGGCATGCAAACTTTGAGTCTCTGGTTGACGATGGCCGGGATGGGTTTTACCTGCTGACCGCTAAGTGTGAACTGGTAGCGGGTCGGCTGGGCGTGAATCTGGGGGATTCGGTTCTTTACTATTCTAAGGGGAGAGGTTGATATGTGTCTGGCGATACCGACGAAGATTGTGGCGATTGAAGGCGAAAGGGCGATTGGTGAGGTTGGTGGGGTGCAGCGGGAGATTTCAATTGTGATGACGCCCGGGGTGAAGGTGGGCGATTATGTGATTGTTCACGCCGGGTTTGCGATTCAGGTGCTGGACAAAACCGCGGCGGAAGAAACAAGGGCGATTTTTGAGCAGATGGCGCAACGGGTGAGCGAGCAGCAGCGGCAGGCGCGGCAACGCCGCTAACAGACCGGTTCAATTAATGGTTCACCACCTTCGGTTTGTGCCTGGGCGCTCTGGGTAATCAATCTTGCGGCATCTGCGGCGGTGGGTGCGGAAAGCGCCAGTTTGCGCACCGGTTCGAGGTGCAGCGCTCGGGCAAGGGTGGCAAGAATCTGAAGATAGACCGAGTACATCGAAGGCGGCGAAATTAGTGCGACGACGAGGTTGACCGGTTCGTTGTCACGGGCGTGCCAGTCAATCGGAGTGGTGAGACGAACCACCACCACAACAATTCGGTCGAGTGAAGCAGGGGCAGAGTGGGGCAGAGCAACCCCATGGCCCACACCGGTTGAGCACAGTTCCTCTCTTTTTCGGAATCCTTCAATTACTTCATCGTGGTCCTGGGTGATGCCGGCTTCGAGCAGGCGGTCGGCAACAAGGTCGAACAGTTGCTCTTGCGAACCAACCGGCGGGGCATCAAACGCCAGTTCGGGCAGGACAAAGTCGGCGAGGTTCATCATAAGCACGCAAAGAAGTCTATTATCTTATTGATAATGACATCCTGTTCGGCATCTGTCAAGTTATGTCGGATGGGCAGGCAGACGATTTCATCACTTGCCTTTTCCGCGACCGGAAACGACTGGTTGTTAAATAAGGAGACAAATCCGGGTTGAAGGTGGATTGGTTTGGGGTAGTAAATCATTGTTTCAATACCATTAGCGAAAAGAAAGTCACGGAGTTTGTCGCGCTGTGGGGTAAGCAAAGCAAACTGGTGATAGTTGACCGTGCTGTCCGGGACGGACTGGACGATGCGAACATATTGATTGAGTGCAGTGGAGTAGCGGTGGGCAAGTTGTCGGCGCCGGGCAAGCCACTTTTCGAGATGGTTAAGTTTTAAAAGGAGAAATGCCGCCTGGAGTTCGTCAAGCCGGGCTGAGGTTGGGCAGGAAATCGGTAATGCGACACTGGCGATGGCGCCACCGTTGCCGAGCGCGCCAAGGTTTTTGGTCGGGTAAAAACTGAAGGTGGCGACGGTGCCAAATGAGCCCAGTTTTCTTTCTTGATAGGTTGAGCCGAGCGCTTGGGCGGCGTCTTCAACTAAAAAGATGCCTTTTTGCTGGCAGATGGTGATGAATCGGTCAAGGGCGGGACAGTTACCAAACAGATGTACCAGGACAATTGCTTTGGTTCGAAAGGAGATTTTTTCTTCAACTGCCAAAGGAGAAAGACAGAGGGTTTCGGGTTCGATGTCGGCAAGTACGGGCACGGCACCGGTCCGCAAAATCGCCTCTACCGTAGCGGGAAAGGTGAACGGAGTGGTAATGACTTCGTCGCCCGGACCGATGCCCAGCGCCTTCATTCCGTAAAACAGAGCATCGGTGCCGCTTTTGAGCCCGATAACTTGCGGTACCCCGAGGTAAAGGGCAAGGGTCTGCTCGAACTTTTTGAGTTCATCGCCCAGAACAAATCTGCCCGAATCGATGATGCGACTCAGCGCCTTTTCAAACTCGGGCTTGAACTCAATGTTTTCTGACCTCAGGTCATAGAACGGGATGCGGCAGGAGTTCATCTTAAGAAATGTTAACCGGGAAAGAAGCCGAGGCAAATCAGGGAAAGCGTTGCGGCGGCTTTATGTTTTATTTTCCGGGTTCTCTGCCGGCTTTTGCGTTGCCTGAAGATAGGCAAGGCGCAGCTGATACAGGAGATCATTTAGCAGTTCGGTTTCTTCTGTTGAGCGGTTGCCTTCGGTTTTGGTTTTGAGCATCTCAAGGGTGTCAATGGTGTGACGGGCTAATGGTAAGTTGAGTTCGGTTTTGGTGCTTTCTCCGGTCAAGGGCCGGCCCAGATAGTGCAGGGCGGTGGCAGCAATGCTCAAAATCAGGGCTGAGAGCGTGGCGGGAATTTCTTCCGGAGTTTGATTCTGGGAATTTTCGTTACTCATTGTGGAGCAGGGTTTTGATATGGGTGATTTTGCCGTTACTGAGGTAAATCCGGGGCACACGCGGGCTGACCCGGCAGATGATTTCATAGGGGATGGTGCCGGCAAGGAGCGCCAGTTCGTTGGCGCAGATTTTTTTGCCGTCCGCGGCGCCGAGGAGTGTTACCGTGTCACCCAGTTTTGCCTCGGGGATGTCGGTGACATCAAGCATTGTCAGGTCCATTGACACATTGCCGACAACCGGCGCCTTTTTACCGTGCACCAGGCAGTAACCTTTGTTGGTTAAAGAGTGGGGATAGCCATCACCATAGCCAACCGAGATGACGGCGATGCGAGAGGGTCGTGTAGTGAAGTAGGTGCGTTCGTAACTGACCGATGTGCCGGCGGGGAAGTGGCGCAGGTTGACGATGCGGGAGCGCAAAGTCATTACCGGCTTCAGGTCAAGGGGAGCCCGGCGGTGGCCAAAATGGTAACTCAATGGCATTATGCCGTAGAGCACAAGTCCGGGACGGACCATATCAAGGTGGGCTTCGGGAATGTTAAGGCAGCCGGCTGAGTTTGCGGCATGGCGCAAAAAACCGGTGATACCCTTTTCGGCAAGTTGCTCAAGGAGCCGGTTGTAGGATTTAACCTGGTGTTGGGTGAAAAAGATGTCGGTGTCCGCAGCGGGAAAATGGGTGAAGACGCCGGTAAGTTTGACTCCTGGTAACTGGACAACCTTGATGATAAAGTCAAGTGCCTCGTCGACGCTAACCCCGGTTCTGCCCATACCGGTGTCCACTTCAATGTGCACTGGGATAACGGTGTTATGGGTAATTGCCTGTTCGGATAGAGCCTGGGCAAATGATAACTCGGTTACGGTTGGGGTCAGGCGGTGCGCAATGAGTTCGGGAATACCTTCTTTCGGAACCGGGGACAGGACGAGGATGGGAGTTTCTTTTACGCCCGCAAGCCGGCAGGAAACCCCTTCTTCAATGCTGGCAACACCGTAGGCATCAACCAGGTGGTAACTGGCTCGGGCAATTTCGCGCAAGCCATGACCATAGGCGTCGGCTTTGATGGCAAAGAGCAGCTGGCGGTTGCCAATCTGCTGCCGTACTTCGAGGATGTTGTGTTTTAAGGCGTCAAGGTCAATCTCTGCCCAGACTCTGCCGAAGTGATTCTCCATCGGTAATGATATATTAAATAAAAATGTTGTAAGGTCAAGGATGCATGAGGAACAACAGGCGAAACCGGAGATTGTACTTTAAAGTATAATGCCCAACACGCGGGTGTTTTTGTCTAACACCTTAATATTACAAGAGTTAAACTGTTGAAACCCAATTTTCCATACCCAACCCCGGGGTAGTTTCGGGGATGGTAAGGGAAATTGTGTTTTTCGCGGTCCGGTGGGCATTTTTTTGACCAGTTTCCGATTTTTATTGTCAGTTAGTGGTCGGTCGGGAAGCAGTTTCAATGTGGGTGTTCTTGACTAATAGCGATAAGGAGACTACACTATACAAAATTACGGAGTTGTAAGATTATGGTACAGAGAAATTCAGTTGACAGTATGCGTCTGGTTTTATTGGGTCCGCCCGGTTCTGGTAAGGGAACCCAGGCGGAGTTGCTGGCAAGCCGGCTGGGTTTTGTCCACTATTCAACCGGTGAGGTTTTCCGCGAGCAAATCAGCCGCCGGACTCCATTAGGTTTAAAGGTGGAAAGTTATGTGGTTTCGGGCGGGCTGGTGCCGGATGAGATTGTACTTGAGGTGGTGGAGCAGTTTATTCGCGACCACACCGGCAAGCCAGTTGTGTTTGACGGGTTTCCCCGAACGATTCCTCAGGCACAGGGGCTTGATGCGCTTTTAGGTCGGATGGGGTTGGAGCTTTCGCTCGTCGTCCTGGTGGATTTGAGCGATGATGAGGTGGTACGGCGACTTTCGAGCCGGAGGCAGTGCAAGGTGTGCGGCAAGATTTACAACCTGACCTTCAGTCCTCCTAAAAAGGAAGGGGTTTGCGATGAGTGCGGGGGCGAACTTTATCAACGGGATGACGACCGGGAGGAGACGATTCGGGCGCGCCTGCGGATTTACAAGGAGCAAACCAGCCCCTTGATTGACTATTATGAAAAACAGGGGAAACTGATTCGGCTTGATGGCGCCCTGGGCCGGGACCGGGTGTTTGAGCGCTTGAGCGCCCTTGTTAACGCAACGAGATGATGGATGGCGCTTTACATAAAAAGCCCGGTCGAGGTGGAGGGAATCAGGCAGGCAGGGAAAATTGCCGCGGAACTGCTCAGGCTTCTGGAAGGTCAGGTGGCACCGGGGGTCAGTTTGAAGGAGCTGGAAGATTTTTGTGCCCGGTTTATCAGAGAAGCGGGAGCGGTTCCGACCTTTTTAGGTTATCAAGGGTTTCCAGCCGCGGTGTGTATCAGTGTGAATGAGGAGGTGGTGCACGGAATTCCGGACCATCGGGTGCTCCAGGAGGGTGATGTTGTGAAGGTGGATGTTGGTGTAACAAAGAAGGGGTTTATTGCGGATGCGGCACGTACCTATCAGGTGGGCAGGGTTGCGGCTGAAGTGGCGCGGCTGGTCGAGAAGACCGAAGAGGCGTTTTACCAGGGTTTGAAGTTTGCGCGTGCCGGCTATCGGGTTGGTGACATCAGCGCCGCAATTCAGAGGTTTGTTGAAGAACAGGGGTTTTCGGTAGTGCGGGAGTTGCATGGGCACGGGGTGGGAATTGAACTTCATGAGGAACCAACCGTGCCCAATTTCGGCACGCCGGGAAAGGGCCGGGAGCTGGTGAAGGGGATGACAATTGCGATTGAGCCGATGGTGAATATGGGTTCGCCCAAGGTGAAGACACGGGCTAATGGCTGGACCGTGGTTGCGGCGGATGGGAAACCGTCAGCCCATTACGAAAATACTGTGCTCATCACCGATGGTGAGCCCGAGATATTGACCGTTTGAAAGAGGCAAAACCGGAGGTGTATGGCTAAAAAGGATGTAATTCAGTTAGAAGGGGTGGTGACCGAATCGTTGCCCAATGCCACCTTTCGGGTGCAGCTGGACAACGGTCATCTGGTCCTTGCCCACATTTCGGGTAAGATGCGGATGAACTGGATTAGAATTCTGCCAGGGGACCGGGTTACGGTGGAACTTTCACCTTATGACCTTACCCGGGGACGGATAGTTTACCGGTTTAAGTAGCGCATAATATAAGAAAGGGGTTTATTATGAAGGTGCGTTCTTCAGTTAAGAAGCGGTGTGCCCACTGTGTGGTTGTGCGACGCCGGGGCAAAGTGCGGGTAATTTGCAAGCGCGAGCCCAAGCACAATCAGCGGCAGGGTTAGATGTCAAACAGCAGGTAGCCGGTGGCGAAGTTCATTTTTATCTCCGGCGGGGTGGTTTCTTCGCTGGGTAAAGGAATCGCCACCGCATCAATCGGTTTGCTCCTGAAAAGTCGCGGGTTAAGGGTCGTGCCGTTGAAGTTTGACCCTTATATCAATGTTGACCCGGGAACGATGAGTCCGTTTCAACACGGCGAGGTGTTTGTGACCGATGACGGGGCAGAGACCGATTTGGATTTAGGCCATTATGAGCGGTTTATTGGCCGGGCACTTTCCCGGGACAACAATCTGACCGCCGGGCAGATTTACTCGGCGGTAATTGAAAAGGAACGCCGGGGCGGTTATCTGGGCAAGACGATTCAGGTTGTACCCCATATTACCGGTGAGATAAAGGAGCGGATTCGGAAGGTTGCACGAGGTCAGGATGTGGTGCTGGTGGAAATTGGTGGTACGGTGGGTGATATTGAGGGGCTGCCGTTTCTTGAGGCGGCACGGCAGTTTGCCCTTGAAGAGGGAAAGGAAAATGTCCTTTACATCCATCTGACCCTGGTTCCTTTTATCCGTACATCGGGCGAATACAAGACCAAACCGACCCAGCACTCGGTCAACAAACTCCGGGAGATAGGTATTCAGCCCGACATTTTGCTCTGCCGCGCCGAAACACCATTACCCCCTGATGCCAAGGAGAAGATTGCGCTTTTCTGTAATGTCCGGCGGGAGGCGGTGATTGAGGCGATTGATGTCGCCAATATTTACGAAATCCCGTTGGTGTTTCAGCGTCAGGGTCTTGACGATTTAATTGTTCGGCTGTTAAGGATAAAACGGCAGCGGTCGGCGTCCGGCAAGGACGGCATTTTAAGACGGTGGCGTGAGTTTGTCCAGAAGCAGCAGGCGGCAAAAACTGATTTGCGCATTGGTTTGTGCGGAAAGTATGTTGGGTTGCACGATTCGTACAAGTCGGTAATTGAGGCGATTCATCATGCGGCGGCAGCGGTAGGGGTTCGGCCCGTGATTGAGTTTATTGAAGCGGAGGAACTGACATCAAGAAATGTTGCCGAGCGACTTAAAGGTCTTGCGGGCGTGATTGTGCCCGGCGGTTTTGGTGTGCGGGGAATGGCAGGAAAAATTGAGGCGGTCACCTATTGCCGGGAGCACAGGTTGCCGTTTTTGGGTTTGTGTGTTGGGTTGCAGATTGCGGTGATTGAGTTTGCGCGCCGGGTGTGCGGGCTTGAGAGCGCCAATTCTACCGAGTTCGACACCAGGACCCGGTATCCGGTAATTTATCTGATGCCGGGACAAAGGAGCCGAAAGCAGAAAGGCGGCACGATGCGTCTCGGCGCCTACCCCTGCGTAATTCAACCCGGCACGGTTGCCTATCGTTGTTATCGGCGCCGGCTGATTTCGGAGCGGCACCGGCATCGATATGAGGTGAACAATCGGTTTCTTCCGTTGCTTGCCCGATACGGGATGGTGGCATCAGGCATTTCTCCGGATGGGAAACTTGTTGAAATCATTGAACTTAAATCTCATCCCTTTTTCCTTGCCACCCAGTTTCATCCGGAGTTCAAATCGCGGCCCTTAGCCCCACATCCTTTGTTTGTTTCGTTCCTTAGAGCCGGCTATAACCGTCAACTTCAAAGCCGGGACGATGTTGATAAACGCGATTCTCGCAACAGTTCGCATCCTGCCTCCTGAGTTAGCGGTAATTCTTGTCCGGTTAATTCTCTTAATTTACCTCACAGTTCGGGCTGATTATCGCCGGGAGATAAATACCAATTATCGGGTAATATTTGGCCGGGAGCGCCGGTGGTTCTGGGTGCGCAATGCCTGGCGGGTAGGCAGAAACCTGGCGTTGATGGCAAAAATTGGCACGAATTTTGCTTATGAACTTATTGACAGGGTGCTGGTTTATGGAGAAAATAATAATATAAAGAGCCGAAGTCGGGAACAGGAATTGCATATGCTAATGGCTTCATTTCACTTCGGAGTGTGGGAGTATTTGCCGCAGATTTTTGCCCAGCGGTCTGACAGTGTTGCGGTAGTGGTTTCGGAACAGCGAAACCCGGTGCTGGACTTCTGGCTCAAAAAGTTGAGAACGGGTCACGGGGTTAAACTGATATTTCAAATCAGCCAGCTTTTTCGGAGATTGTCAAGCCCGGGAATAACCGGGTTTATGCTTGACAATACCAGCCGGGGCCGTGCGGTCTGGATTCAACTTGCTGGTCCGGTTGATGGTTCTCAATTGATGTTTCGGGTTCCGGCTTTACCATTTCAGGTTTTGACGCGGCTGGCGAACGAGAGAAAGGTTGAGGTGAAGGGGGTTGTGCCGGTGTTCGGATATCTAAGACGGGGCAGGCTGGTTGTGCGGATATTCCCGGCGGGCGATGAGGAGAACGCAATCCGGGCGCTTTTCACGATGATTAGCGAGATGCCTGAGGAGTGGATATTCTGGGGTAAGGCGGGTGCGGTGCAAAGGTTGGTTGAGGCGGGATAATGGTACGGCTGAGGGCTTACGTATTTTTTATATTTATTCTATTGGGTGTTCGCTGCAAAGAGGGCTCAATGCCGGATGTTAGCGAAGGGTTGCCGGACCAGATTGTACACGAGTTTGTGCTGCAGGAGTCGGCAAGTGGTCGGCGACTTTACCGGCTGACAGCGATTGAGGCGGTGGTACTTGAACGGGAGGGACGAAT
This genomic interval carries:
- the raiA gene encoding ribosome-associated translation inhibitor RaiA → MQITLTARHLEITPHLREYVTKKLEKLGKFDHQILKSEVVLFPDRAYEVAEGKVHTGHFVVTAKGHGSDSYQAVNDLADKLVIQLERRLGKIRTRRRRAPGHKFRPEKSNPQG
- the hprK gene encoding HPr(Ser) kinase/phosphatase — its product is MEISSKQITVGTLLEEKKADWQLELLAGHNGLETNFISTPDINRPGMALAGYTGVFLRERIQIVGSTELSYLENLSLEQYAQAVRTLLELKPVAVIITKKLPVAEVWIQEGNRLGVPIIRTPLDTTPFIHLLSVFLDYRLAPETYIHGDLVDVFGVGLLITGESGIGKSECALDLVDRGHRLVADDLVRVLRRGTGILMGYPAAKSPALAHHIEVRGVGIVDVYSLYGVRAIRIQKRVEVEVRLIQWQSGVECERAGIEEQYSEILGVKIPLVTIPVVPGKNLALVHEVIAKNHILKVFGYFPARRFNDELMRVMSKSPIDPYITEDQE
- a CDS encoding PTS sugar transporter subunit IIA — protein: MMNLADFVLPELAFDAPPVGSQEQLFDLVADRLLEAGITQDHDEVIEGFRKREELCSTGVGHGVALPHSAPASLDRIVVVVVRLTTPIDWHARDNEPVNLVVALISPPSMYSVYLQILATLARALHLEPVRKLALSAPTAADAARLITQSAQAQTEGGEPLIEPVC
- the arcC gene encoding carbamate kinase produces the protein MAITVVAIGGNSLIRNKERSSFADQMATLQSSCRPIAEMVRAGERVLITHGNGPQVGFVLLRSHLARMRVPEIPLDAANAQTQAEIGYMIQQVLDNEFRQMGIKRRVVTVVTQVIVDRNDPAFSVPSKPVGPFYTREEAVRLQRELGWVLKEDAGRGFRRFVPSPIPQAIVEIEEIKRLVEAGAVVVACGGGGIPVVEENGKLKGVAAVIDKDLASALLGNLVGAERLIISTAVEQVYLHYGLPDAQPLTRVTAAEMESYLGAGHFPEGSMGPKVSAGLKFLERGGKVVFITDPEHILAAVAGKAGTTIVP
- a CDS encoding HypC/HybG/HupF family hydrogenase formation chaperone, encoding MCLAIPTKIVAIEGERAIGEVGGVQREISIVMTPGVKVGDYVIVHAGFAIQVLDKTAAEETRAIFEQMAQRVSEQQRQARQRR
- a CDS encoding asparagine synthetase B; amino-acid sequence: MSGLTVLVYLLFSQTMMLIPMDLTQSDHLKAYGVAYRLLTRGVRVEWLLNYRGGSFLFPEDGQAIKECRWNGVFFEEVTPAQLVMIRSTIEANNMASVVLERPTKIAIYAPPTADPWDDAVRLALDYAGIPYDVVWDKEVLAGKLAQYDWLHLHHEDFTGQFGKFYASYRQEKWYQEEVALNIKTARELGYQKVSKLKLAVVEAIRKYVAEGGMLFAMCSATDTPDIAWAARNTDICDAVFDGDPADPSCNQKLNYEGCFAFENFKVITDPWVYEHSDIDTYQEATARGPEVYFTLFDFSAKYDPVPTMLVQNHVGLVKEFLGQNCGFRRTLLKKNVVIMGEVTNTEEAKYIHGQFGKGTVTFLGGHDPEDYAHRIGDPPTDLSLYKNSPGYRLILNNVLFPAAEKKPLKT
- a CDS encoding class I SAM-dependent methyltransferase, which translates into the protein MLRRSIITTTVPHRFDPKNRAALFSSERQKRLPPQPVIKALNLKPGLTLLDIGAGTGYITLPALKKLGKKGTIIAVDIESEMLKDLERKLPPNTGNVQLLQARAEKIPLPAAIADRILMVLVLHEVGNKTAALLEARRLLKPEGVLVVVEWEKVKPPPGPPIRERISQTQLKKLTRSAGFALCHHQRLNPFHYLAIFEPIPDF
- a CDS encoding DUF89 family protein; the encoded protein is MNSISDCFDCGLRQCERIVHLCGGNDEVIQRLKERLERLRGQLELRQPPSTYTSKMLIAAMEFLGNKDPFWQMRQEQNEKSREWAERCDAELERKEEPLKAALVCAAAGNVIDVGPRHRFDFAATLARARLAHDDTARLQEKLKKARRLVYILDNAGEALFDQLVLKRLAVPEVTIVARSTPILNDVTVDEARQLGFEQLGRVIGTGSAYLGVDLNTVSDEFREVYYDADVVIAKGHANFESLVDDGRDGFYLLTAKCELVAGRLGVNLGDSVLYYSKGRG
- a CDS encoding DUF2703 domain-containing protein, which translates into the protein MQKVLKITWQRLLIEDRTCPRCNDTERELDKAVAVLEEKLAPLGWKIVVEKKPLSKEQFDKAPLSSNLVLLNDRPIEEYLAAHTGQSPCCDVCGPAQCRTIEVDETSYETVPADLIVRAALIAAGVA